The Sporomusa termitida genome has a window encoding:
- a CDS encoding RAMP superfamily CRISPR-associated protein encodes MKKRDRANGGRTAGAEYYIPAASLKGVLRHEVRRLLGRMAHAAPAMAADQLPGKIEKHLADLFGSTDSTGKLTVHDIVVTGTPVTVARDSSQTDQPVYTKIDRLTGGSYVSALKRQQEIQGTAVISLELAVKPAADGYFHYIFPLVYVLRRLGAELVPLGGRTVAGLGQFKAPTVNIDCGGETWNIETGPDLSAGNRRQLEVWWEAFAGWCRQ; translated from the coding sequence TTGAAAAAAAGAGATCGGGCTAATGGCGGTCGTACGGCTGGCGCGGAGTATTATATTCCGGCCGCCAGTTTGAAGGGTGTGCTGCGGCATGAGGTCCGCCGTCTGCTTGGACGCATGGCGCATGCTGCACCGGCGATGGCGGCGGACCAGTTGCCCGGCAAGATTGAGAAACATCTGGCGGATTTGTTTGGCAGTACCGACAGTACCGGTAAACTGACCGTACATGATATAGTGGTTACAGGGACCCCGGTCACCGTAGCCCGGGACAGTTCGCAGACAGACCAGCCTGTTTATACTAAAATTGACCGGCTGACTGGCGGCAGTTATGTTAGCGCGCTGAAGCGGCAGCAGGAAATTCAGGGAACGGCTGTCATCAGCCTGGAACTGGCCGTTAAGCCTGCTGCAGACGGATATTTTCACTATATATTCCCGCTGGTTTATGTCCTGCGGCGTCTGGGGGCAGAACTTGTGCCGCTGGGCGGCCGGACGGTGGCCGGTCTGGGGCAGTTTAAGGCGCCGACGGTGAATATTGACTGTGGTGGAGAAACCTGGAATATAGAAACGGGTCCCGATTTGTCGGCCGGCAATCGCCGGCAACTGGAAGTATGGTGGGAAGCTTTTGCAGGGTGGTGCAGGCAATGA